From Skermanella sp. TT6, a single genomic window includes:
- a CDS encoding acyltransferase yields MAGDFNFRATVKALVDGVCIAVAALPAGLCRLEARFGGRDDLFTLFGQGFSILPGLPGNFLRRAFARLTLDGCAPDCEIGFLTWFSSRHARVGRGVYIGPMCVIADAGIGDGSLVATRVSILSGKNQHGFDAEGRLIPFSRDRAAFIGIGRNTWIGEGAIIMADVGDGCVVAAGAVVTRPVPAGQIVGGNPARVIGTVEASFGDEEKGRIMA; encoded by the coding sequence ATGGCGGGTGATTTCAATTTCAGGGCGACGGTCAAGGCGCTGGTGGACGGCGTGTGCATCGCGGTCGCGGCGCTGCCGGCGGGCCTGTGCCGGCTGGAGGCGCGGTTCGGCGGGCGGGACGATCTGTTCACGCTGTTCGGGCAGGGCTTCTCGATCCTCCCCGGGCTGCCGGGCAACTTCCTGCGCAGGGCCTTCGCGAGGCTGACCCTGGACGGCTGCGCGCCGGACTGCGAGATCGGCTTCCTGACCTGGTTCTCCAGCCGGCACGCCCGGGTGGGCCGAGGCGTCTATATCGGCCCGATGTGCGTGATCGCGGACGCCGGGATCGGCGACGGGTCGCTGGTGGCGACGCGGGTCAGCATCCTGAGCGGCAAGAACCAGCACGGGTTCGACGCGGAGGGCCGGCTGATCCCGTTCAGCCGCGACCGCGCCGCCTTCATCGGCATCGGGCGGAACACCTGGATCGGCGAGGGAGCGATCATCATGGCCGATGTCGGCGACGGCTGCGTGGTGGCGGCGGGGGCCGTGGTGACAAGGCCGGTACCCGCCGGCCAGATCGTCGGCGGCAATCCGGCACGGGTTATCGGAACCGTCGAGGCCAGCTTCGGAGACGAAGAAAAGGGCAGAATCATGGCATGA